AGCATAGACGCATATCTGCTTTTTATCGATGGCTTTGCGAAGGATGATATTATGCTTTGGATTCTAGACATTTTACAGTCCCTGCCCGAAAATAAAATTTCCAATGATATAATAGAAACTTTAATAAAAAAGAGAATCGGTTATATAGAAGTAGAACGATTTACAGATTTTGAGCAAATGAGTACCATGGTTTTATCCGGAGCCCTTGCTCTTATAGTAGACGGAGTAGATGAGGGCATTTTAATTGATGCTAGGGAATATCCTGTTCGCAGTCCCCAGGAGCCGGAGCTAGAGAAAGTTAGCAGAGGTTCTAGGGATGGATTAGTAGAAACAATTATATTTAACACTGCCCTAATAAGAAGAAGGCTTAGGGACCCAAACCTTATCTTTGAAATTACATCAGTGGGAAAACGATCAAAAACAGATGTGGTCATTGCCTACTTAGATGATTTGGTTGATAAACAACTTCTAAAGGAGGTTCAAGATAAAATAAATAAGATAGATGTGGGAGCCCTTGTAATGGCAGAAAAGACCCTAGAAGAATTATTAATAAAAAAACATTGGTATAATCCCCTGCCACAAGTAAAATTTACAGAACGCCCTGACGTAGTGGCAGCCCACTTACTAGAAGGCCATATTGCCATTATAGTAGATACCTCTCCAAGTATTATGCTCCTTCCCGTTACCATGTTTCATTTTACTCAACATGCTGAGGACTATTATCAGAATATAATGGTAGGAACATATTATCGCTGGATACGATTTTTAGGAATGCTTTCAGCTTTTCTCCTTCCACCCCTATGGCTATTATTAGTTGAAAATAAAGAGTTATTACCCAATTTCCTGCAATTTATAGGACCTAAGGATGAGTTTACCATTCCTTTAACAATCCAACTTTTATTATTGGAATTCGGCCTAGATATTCTTAGAATATCTTCAATTCATACACCCAGTGCCCTAAATACTTCCTTAGGTATTATCGGCGGTTTAATACTAAGTGATTTGGCTGTTAAAGTCGGTATTTTTGTCCCGGAAACAGTTTTGTATATGGCCATAGCCGGTATCGGTACCTTTGCTACACCCAGCTTAGAATTTGCTTTGGCTATACGTATATTTAGGCTCTTTTTGTTAATAATGACAGGTCTTATTGGCATATGGGGCTTTGTCGGGGCTCTTATTATAATATTTATTATAATTTGCAGCTGTAGGTCCTTTAAGTATGGCAAAGCTTATACTTGGCCATTAATACCCCTTAAACTAAAGCCCCTATCTCATATCTTATTTCGTATGCCCATACCTAAAATCAACCATGATTCAAATAAGAAAAATTCTTAAGATATTTTTTCAAGCAGCATGTTATATGCCTGCTCCGAATTATCAATAGATAAAACAGTCTCTTCCATAGGACACATTCCGCTTTTATTTCGATTCATGATAAAAGGTACTTTTTTTTCATATTCATATGGTATCTGATATTTATCAAGCACTTTAATAGCATGCTCACTAATTAGCCGGGCATAAATGCTTCCTACTTTTCCATATATTAGAAGTAGTGCTGCGGCCTTACCTATTACAAGATCTGCTACATCTGCCTCCTGAAAAAACAAAGGATTTTCTTTAAGCTTGGTTATAATAGGTAAAATACCTTTAAGATTTGATTCATAAACCTGGTTACCCTTTACAGCTACGCAGGTGTTATTTGAATTGTTTAAAAGTTTCTTAGCATAATATATTGACATGTTAATCTCCCTATTAAGTATGTATTTTAAGCAAAAATTTAAGTCTGTTTTTAAATTCTCTGGAAGCTTTTATACCTGCTTCCCTGAAAAGTAAGTCTTCCCATATCCCCTTCTACAAGCATTCCATATTCTCTACTGGGCACAACAAACTCCATCCTATCTCCACTTTCCACCTGAAAGGTAACATAATAAGTGCTAGAAGAAGTATAATGTTGCTGCATACCACCTTCACCATAATGATGAATATGATCTGATACAGCCATTCTCTTTGTTACAACCTTAGCCTCCACAGTAAGTATAGGAGAATGGTTATTTTTATTCCACTGACCTATACCTCTTATTATGGTTACAAAAATAATTCCAAATACTAATATGAAGCCTAAAGAAAACATATATGGAAATATTCTAAAGAAGAACACCATATTATCACCTTCTATTTAAATTAATCTATAATTAAATATAATTATTAACGGAATGTACATGTTTGTCAACAAAACATTTTTCCTTATATAAATATCCCTATATTTATTTTTGTAAATAATCAACTATAAATACATATATTAATTATATAATGATTTTTGAGGTTTATTATGATTATACATGTTGTAAAGCCCGGGGAAACCATACAATCAATAGCCAAGTTTTATGGGGTTTCAGAAAATGATTTAATACAAAATAATGGACTAGACTTTCCTGAGAATTTAGTTGTAGGCCAGTGTATTGTTATCACCTATCCTGAAATTATATATACCGTTAAAGAAGGGGACAGCTTATATGGTATTACTAATTCTTTCAATGTTTCTGTAATGCAATTATTGCAAAACAATCCATATCTGGCCGATAGAAAATACCTTTATCCCGGAGATAAATTAGTAATAAGCTTTAAAAAGAAAGGTTCACTTACTACTCATGGTATTGTTATTCCATTTGTTACTGATGCCACCCTTAAAAGAACCTTGCCCTACCTAACTTATATTTCTGTTATTAATTATACCGTAACTGATCAAGGTGACTTAATTTCATATTATGATGATACTGAATTTATTAAAACAGCAAAAAATTACAATGTTATTCCACTTATGTTTATAACCACTTTAACTCTTCAGGGAAAAGATAATATAGAAACAGTATATAAGCTATTGCTAAATGAAGAAAGTCAGGATAGGCTTATTGAAAATATTCTTACAACTCTTAAAAACAAAGGCTATTATGGTATTAACTTTAGTTTCGAATTAGTTAACCCTGAAAATCTACCTTATATAGAAAATGCCTGTAAAAAAATCGTAAATGCATTAAAAAATGAAGGTTATTTAGCTTTTGCCACTATTAATCCTCATATAATCCAGACCGGAAAAGATATAGATTTTTTAAAAATTGATTATTCTCATATGGGTGAAGTACCGGATAGTCTTATATTTACCAGCTACGAATGGGCAATAAATCCTAATCCACCGTCACCTATAAGTTCTGTATATGGTATGGAGACTTTTTTAAATTATATTAAAGGATCTATCCCCTCTACTAAGATAAGTATAGGTTTGGCCACCATAGGATATAATTGGGAACTTCCTTATCGTGCCGGTATTTCTAGGGTTTACTCCCTGACTTATGATAGTGCCGTTGCCCTGGCACGAAATGAAAATATAGCAATTCAGTTTGATGAAATATCTCAGACACCGTTTTTTCTTTATACTTCTAAAGATGGTCAATTACAGACAGAACATATTGTATGGTTTATTGATGCTAGGAGTATTAGTGCTTTATTAAATCTTGTTTTTGATTATAGCTTATATGGAATAAGCGTTTGGAATATAACTGTCTTTAATGCTCAATTATGGCTAATAATTAATTCACAGTATGATATCATTAAGTTTAATAATATTTTATAAATTTTAAATTAAATTTATATTTTATAAAACAAAAAAGCCCCAACCCACAGCTCTTACGTCTGCAAATTAGGACCTTTAGACTGCACCTCCAGGGACTCGAACCCTGGACACCCTGATTAAGAGTCAGGTGCTCTACCAACTGAGCTAGAGGTGCATATTTTTTAAACGCAAGTGTTATTATAAGCCATGATTAGAATTTTTGCAAGTACTTTTTTTATTTTTTTATAATAAATTTTAATCAATATTTTATACGGAAAATTAGGACAGGATTTTCCATATTATCCTGTCCTAATTTTTAATTTAAAATATTATTTATGTGCGTCAAGTTTTTCTTTTAATGCACTCTTTGACACAACTCCCACTAAGTTATCTACTACTTCCCCATTCTTAATAATTATCATAGTGGGAATTGACATTACACGATACTGTCTTGTTGTCTCAGGATTATCATCTGTATTTAATTTGCCGATTTTAACAGTATCTTTATATTCTTCTGCCAGTTCATCTATGATAGGAGACATCATCTTACATGGTCCACACCAATCTGCATAGAAATCTACTAAAACCAGCTTGTCCGCTTCTAAAGCTTCTTTTTGAAAGTTTGCATCTGTAAATTTAAAAGTCATCTTTTCCTCCATTCTAATTGGAATTGTAATACAAAGTTATTGTATAGTATTCCATCATGTAAAGAATATTATGTGACTTAATATTATGGGATAATATACAAAAAGTCAACTTTTTATATATAATTCTACTTTTTTTTCTTTTTTACTGCTCCGTTTAACATGGCTTCTACTTCATCCCAAGATCGTTTAAGCTGCATGACTTTTTTATTTAGTTTATAATTGCTACCTGTTATTTTAGCTATTTTATACTTCAATTTTTTCTTCATAATACTTAATAATCCCTATTCTTTATTATCATAATATGCTTATTATGATAAAATGATGCAAATTATTACTTATATATTT
This genomic interval from Herbinix luporum contains the following:
- a CDS encoding DUF2500 domain-containing protein, whose translation is MVFFFRIFPYMFSLGFILVFGIIFVTIIRGIGQWNKNNHSPILTVEAKVVTKRMAVSDHIHHYGEGGMQQHYTSSSTYYVTFQVESGDRMEFVVPSREYGMLVEGDMGRLTFQGSRYKSFQRI
- the trxA gene encoding thioredoxin, with product MTFKFTDANFQKEALEADKLVLVDFYADWCGPCKMMSPIIDELAEEYKDTVKIGKLNTDDNPETTRQYRVMSIPTMIIIKNGEVVDNLVGVVSKSALKEKLDAHK
- a CDS encoding LysM peptidoglycan-binding domain-containing protein, producing MIIHVVKPGETIQSIAKFYGVSENDLIQNNGLDFPENLVVGQCIVITYPEIIYTVKEGDSLYGITNSFNVSVMQLLQNNPYLADRKYLYPGDKLVISFKKKGSLTTHGIVIPFVTDATLKRTLPYLTYISVINYTVTDQGDLISYYDDTEFIKTAKNYNVIPLMFITTLTLQGKDNIETVYKLLLNEESQDRLIENILTTLKNKGYYGINFSFELVNPENLPYIENACKKIVNALKNEGYLAFATINPHIIQTGKDIDFLKIDYSHMGEVPDSLIFTSYEWAINPNPPSPISSVYGMETFLNYIKGSIPSTKISIGLATIGYNWELPYRAGISRVYSLTYDSAVALARNENIAIQFDEISQTPFFLYTSKDGQLQTEHIVWFIDARSISALLNLVFDYSLYGISVWNITVFNAQLWLIINSQYDIIKFNNIL
- a CDS encoding spore germination protein, with translation MNRNPKLSSDINQNKSIIKNYLPIKKSFDLIGRELIIGQSIDAYLLFIDGFAKDDIMLWILDILQSLPENKISNDIIETLIKKRIGYIEVERFTDFEQMSTMVLSGALALIVDGVDEGILIDAREYPVRSPQEPELEKVSRGSRDGLVETIIFNTALIRRRLRDPNLIFEITSVGKRSKTDVVIAYLDDLVDKQLLKEVQDKINKIDVGALVMAEKTLEELLIKKHWYNPLPQVKFTERPDVVAAHLLEGHIAIIVDTSPSIMLLPVTMFHFTQHAEDYYQNIMVGTYYRWIRFLGMLSAFLLPPLWLLLVENKELLPNFLQFIGPKDEFTIPLTIQLLLLEFGLDILRISSIHTPSALNTSLGIIGGLILSDLAVKVGIFVPETVLYMAIAGIGTFATPSLEFALAIRIFRLFLLIMTGLIGIWGFVGALIIIFIIICSCRSFKYGKAYTWPLIPLKLKPLSHILFRMPIPKINHDSNKKNS
- a CDS encoding DUF1893 domain-containing protein codes for the protein MSIYYAKKLLNNSNNTCVAVKGNQVYESNLKGILPIITKLKENPLFFQEADVADLVIGKAAALLLIYGKVGSIYARLISEHAIKVLDKYQIPYEYEKKVPFIMNRNKSGMCPMEETVLSIDNSEQAYNMLLEKIS